A single window of Eucalyptus grandis isolate ANBG69807.140 chromosome 1, ASM1654582v1, whole genome shotgun sequence DNA harbors:
- the LOC104433692 gene encoding eIF-2-alpha kinase GCN2 isoform X1: MGQGSKKKKKGGKRSKGRTPSKDKHADEDNELLAEEITALSAIFQEDCKVAETPPKIVIKLRPYSKDTGFDDLDVSALLFVRCLPGYPHKCPKLKIIPEKGLSEADADKLLSLLHELANSNAREGRVMIFNLVEAAQEFLSEIVPLNQAQKSVPCSTKDDNDPLFQKDMAASLNKGGSSREPFVYGFVDLFGSSGESWHWGLSMDQRSEKNSSVQLHASGVSKFRSELPDKKVNKGLKLQTMLDKKQPSVLFPTNNLEKLEEENDNDEKSMSTSSSSEEMMEKFVEFGFGGVENVVFQEHAFDVGYEDGNNDDDDDDDSSGCNFADVDDDHDHVHSDSLSSESMIHHQAPQIVKKDLILVHLLRLACASKGPLSDACPQIALELYNLGILSDWVRDLALKQSSLFKRTFDLAFQQHATSSKVSQFWKPTADIVQPSTLPPSSRYLNDFEELQTLGHGGFGHVVLCKNKLDGRQYAVKKIRLKDKSLPLNDRILREVATLSRLQHHHVVRYYQAWFETGVAGSHGDVAWGSMTAASATVSDRNTSSIDVYGQDNKLESTYLYIQMEYCPRTLRQEFESYQFDKEDAWHSFRQIVEGLVHIHGQGIIHRDLTPNNIFFDARSDIKIGDFGLAKFLKLEQLDQDPSFMTETTGVSIDRTGQVGTYFYTAPEIEQGWPKIDEKADMYSLGVVFFELWHPFKTAMERHIILSDLKQKGNLPPLWVADFPEQASLLRRLMSPSPSERPSATELLQNAFPPRMESELLDNILRTMRNSEDTSVYDKVVSSIFDNEALRMKDKHQNGDGLNLHKFHDYSIQYPEFDTELRDHVMEVSREVFRQHCAKHLEIIPMCLADDSPQIKRSSVKVLTHGGDMLELCYELRLPFVSWAVMQQKSSCKRYEISYVFRRAVGRSPPTRYLQGDFDIIGGASALTEAEIIKVTMDIASHFIPPESCDVHLNHGDLLEAIWSWTGIKAEHRHKVAELLSLMGSLRPQSSEWKSKWAVIRRQLLQELKLGEGIVNRLQTVGLRFCGAADHTLSRLRGALPADKPTRRALDELSVLLSYLRVWRIEKHVYINALMPPSEYYHRDIFFQVHLIRENNSGSLLESALLAIGGRYDYLLHQLWEHEHKASPPGAVGVSLALEMIIRHSSVEIKPFRNEAGTSVLVCSRGGGGLLVDRMELVSELWEANIKAEFVPLPDPSFTEQYEYANEHDIKCLVIITDSNVSQTDSVKVRHIDLKKEKNVERGSLVKFLAEAISTQFRNPSIWI; the protein is encoded by the exons ATGGGGCAGggctcgaagaagaagaagaaaggagggaagAGGAGCAAGGGGAGGACGCCTTCCAAGGACAAGCATGCCGACGAGGACAATGAGCTCCTCGCCGAGGAAATCACTGCCCT GTCCGCGATATTTCAGGAAGACTGCAAAGTTGCAGAAACCCCGCCGAAAATCGTCATTAAGCTCAG GCCTTACTCAAAAGACACGGGTTTTGATGATCTGGATGTTTCAGCCCTTCTTTTTGTAAG GTGCTTACCCGGGTATCCTCACAAGTGTCCAAAGTTGAAGATCATACCAGAGAAAGGTTTATCTGAAGCTGACGCAGAtaagcttctctctctcctacATGAGCTG GCAAATTCTAATGCTCGCGAAGGACGTgtaatgattttcaatttggtgGAGGCTGCTCAAGAGTTTCTGTCTGAGATTGTCCCACTAAACCAAGCACAAAAATCG GTACCATGCTCAACCAAGGATGACAATGACCCGTTGTTTCAGAAGGACATGGCAGCTTCATTGAACAAAGGTGGCTCTTCCAGAGAACCCTTTGTATATGGTTTTGTAGACCTCTTTGGTAGCTCTGGAGAGTCATGGCATTGGGGTCTGAGTATGGATCAGAGAAGTGAGAAGAATTCTTCTGTACAGTTGCATGCATCAGGAGTTTCAAAATTTCGATCTGAGCTTCCGGATAAGAAGGTTAATAAAGGTTTAAAGCTACAAACAATGCTAGATAAGAAGCAACCATCAGTGCTCTTCCCTACTAACAATTTGgaaaagcttgaagaagaaaatgataatgATGAGAAGAGTATGTCAACTTCCTCTTCTAGTGAAGAAATGATGGAGAAGTTTGTAGAATTTGGTTTTGGAGGCGTGGAG AATGTGGTTTTCCAGGAACATGCCTTCGATGTTGGCTATGAAGATGGcaataatgatgatgacgacgacgacgacagcAGTGGCTGTAATTTTGCTGATGTGGATGATGATCACGATCATGTTCATTCCGATAGCCTGTCATCTGAGTCCATGATTCATCATCAAGCACCTCAAATTGTCAAGAAAGATCTGATACTG GTTCATCTCCTTCGTCTCGCTTGTGCTTCTAAAGGGCCATTGTCTGATGCTTGCCCTCAAATAGCCTTGGAACTATACAATCTGGGA ATTCTTTCTGATTGGGTACGTGATTTGGCATTAAAACAGTCCTCACTGTTTAAGAGAACTTTTGATCTTGCTTTTCAGCAGCATGCG ACTTCATCAAAAGTTTCTCAGTTTTGGAAGCCTACAGCTGATATTGTGCAGCCCAGTACTCTTCCTCCAAGTTCCCGCTATCTCAATGACTTCGAGGAACTTCAGACTCTTG GTCATGGTGGTTTTGGCCATGTTGTCCTTTGTAAGAATAAATTGGATGGTAGGCAATATGCGGTGAAGAAAATCCGGCTCAAGGACAAAAGCTTGCCTCTGAATGACCGTATATTAAG GGAAGTGGCCACTCTATCACGTCTGCAGCATCACCATGTTGTGCGGTACTACCAG GCATGGTTTGAAACGGGAGTTGCTGGTTCACATGGTGATGTTGCTTGGGGTTCTATGACTGCAGCAAGCGCCACTGTAAGTGACCGGAACACAAGCTCCATTGACGTCTATGGGCAAGATAACAAACTTGAATCGACGTACTTGTACATTCAGATGGAGTACTGCCCTAG GACTCTTCGCCAGGAGTTTGAATCATATCAGTTTGACAAGGAAGATGCATGGCATTCGTTTCGCCAAATTGTAGAAGGCTTGGTACACATACATGGACAAGGGATCATCCATCGGGATCTGACGCCGaataacattttctttgatgcCCGTAGTGATATTAAAATTGGAGATTTTGGTCTTG CAAAATTCTTAAAACTCGAGCAGTTGGATCAGGACCCAAGTTTTATGACCGAAACTACTGGAGTTTCCATCGATCGTACAGGTCAAGTTGGTACCTATTTCTATACTGCTCCAGAAATTGAGCAAGGGTGgccaaaaattgatgaaaag GCTGACATGTATAGTTTAGGGGTTGTGTTTTTTGAGCTGTGGCACCCATTTAAGACAGCTATGGAGAGACACATTATACTTTCAGATCTGAAACAGAAAGGAAACCTTCCACCTCTTTGGGTTGCTGACTTTCCAGAGCAAGCTTCCCTGCTGCGGCGCTTGATGTCTCCTAGTCCTTCTGAGCGTCCATCTGCAACTGAGCTTTTGCAGAATGCCTTCCCACCAAGGATGGAGTCTGAATTGTTAGACA ATATTCTTCGTACAATGCGAAATTCAGAGGATACAAGTGTGTATGACAAAGTTGTGAGTTCCATCTTTGACAATGAAGCCTTGAGGATGAAAGACAAACATCAGAATGGGGATGGattaaatttgcataaatttcatgattactcTATCCAGTACCCAGAGTTTGACACTGAACTACGTGACCATGTCATGGAGGTCTCAAGGGAAGTCTTCAGACAGCATTGTGCAAAGCATTTGGAGATTATTCCTATGTGCTTAGCAGATGATTCTCCGCAGATCAAGAG GAGTTCTGTCAAAGTATTAACACATGGTGGTGATATGCTTGAACTTTGCTACGAGCTGCGTTTACCATTTGTTAGTTGGGCTGTCATGCAGCAG aAATCTTCATGCAAGCGATATGAAATTTCGTACGTCTTTAGGAGAGCTGTTGGTCGTTCTCCACCAACTCGCTACCTTCAG GGTGACTTTGACATCATTGGAGGTGCATCTGCCTTAACAGAAGCAGAAATTATTAAG GTCACAATGGACATTGCAAGTCACTTTATCCCCCCTGAATCTTGTGATGTTCATCTGAATCATGGGGActtgctggaagcaatatggtcTTGGACAGGTATCAAGGCTGAACACAGACATAAAGTTGCAGAG CTTCTCTCACTCATGGGTTCGCTGCGTCCTCAATCCTCTGAGTGGAAATCAAAATGGGCTGTGATAAGGCGCCAGCTTTTGCAG GAACTTAAACTGGGAGAAGGCATTGTAAATAGATTGCAAACAGTGGGATTAAGGTTCTGTGGAGCTGCTGATCATACTCTTTCTAGACTCCGGGGTGCCCTTCCAGCTG ATAAGCCTACTCGCAGGGCGCTTGATGAATTGTCAGTCCTCCTTAGTTATTTGAGAGTTTGGAGGATTGAGAAACACGTCTATATTAATGCCTTGATGCCACCATCAGAGTACTATCATCGAGATATATTCTTTCAG GTACATTTAATACGGGAAAACAACTCTGGATCACTTTTGGAAAGTGCATTACTCGCTATTGGTGGACGCTACGACTACTTGCTTCATCAGCTGTGGGAACATGAACAT AAAGCAAGTCCTCCAGGTGCTGTTGGGGTAAGTTTAGCATTAGAGATGATAATTCGGCATTCATCTGTGGAAATAAAACCTTTCAG AAATGAAGCTGGCACCAGCGTTCTCGTATGCTCAAGGGGAGGAGGTGGTTTGTTGGTTGACCGCATGGAACTTGTTTCTGAGTTATGGGAGGCAAATATTAAG GCAGAGTTTGTGCCGCTACCTGATCCAAGCTTTACAGAGCAATATGAATATGCCAATGAGCATGATATTAAGTGTCTTGTAATCATAACTGACTCAAATGTATCTCAGACTGATTCAGTTAAG GTTCGTCACATTGAtctgaagaaggagaagaatgtTGAGAGAGGGAGCCTTGTCAAGTTCCTGGCGGAGGCGATATCGACACAATTTAGAAACCCATCTATCTGGATTTAG
- the LOC104433692 gene encoding eIF-2-alpha kinase GCN2 isoform X2, translating into MGQGSKKKKKGGKRSKGRTPSKDKHADEDNELLAEEITALSAIFQEDCKVAETPPKIVIKLRPYSKDTGFDDLDVSALLFVRCLPGYPHKCPKLKIIPEKGLSEADADKLLSLLHELANSNAREGRVMIFNLVEAAQEFLSEIVPLNQAQKSVPCSTKDDNDPLFQKDMAASLNKGGSSREPFVYGFVDLFGSSGESWHWGLSMDQRSEKNSSVQLHASGVSKFRSELPDKKVNKGLKLQTMLDKKQPSVLFPTNNLEKLEEENDNDEKSMSTSSSSEEMMEKFVEFGFGGVEEHAFDVGYEDGNNDDDDDDDSSGCNFADVDDDHDHVHSDSLSSESMIHHQAPQIVKKDLILVHLLRLACASKGPLSDACPQIALELYNLGILSDWVRDLALKQSSLFKRTFDLAFQQHATSSKVSQFWKPTADIVQPSTLPPSSRYLNDFEELQTLGHGGFGHVVLCKNKLDGRQYAVKKIRLKDKSLPLNDRILREVATLSRLQHHHVVRYYQAWFETGVAGSHGDVAWGSMTAASATVSDRNTSSIDVYGQDNKLESTYLYIQMEYCPRTLRQEFESYQFDKEDAWHSFRQIVEGLVHIHGQGIIHRDLTPNNIFFDARSDIKIGDFGLAKFLKLEQLDQDPSFMTETTGVSIDRTGQVGTYFYTAPEIEQGWPKIDEKADMYSLGVVFFELWHPFKTAMERHIILSDLKQKGNLPPLWVADFPEQASLLRRLMSPSPSERPSATELLQNAFPPRMESELLDNILRTMRNSEDTSVYDKVVSSIFDNEALRMKDKHQNGDGLNLHKFHDYSIQYPEFDTELRDHVMEVSREVFRQHCAKHLEIIPMCLADDSPQIKRSSVKVLTHGGDMLELCYELRLPFVSWAVMQQKSSCKRYEISYVFRRAVGRSPPTRYLQGDFDIIGGASALTEAEIIKVTMDIASHFIPPESCDVHLNHGDLLEAIWSWTGIKAEHRHKVAELLSLMGSLRPQSSEWKSKWAVIRRQLLQELKLGEGIVNRLQTVGLRFCGAADHTLSRLRGALPADKPTRRALDELSVLLSYLRVWRIEKHVYINALMPPSEYYHRDIFFQVHLIRENNSGSLLESALLAIGGRYDYLLHQLWEHEHKASPPGAVGVSLALEMIIRHSSVEIKPFRNEAGTSVLVCSRGGGGLLVDRMELVSELWEANIKAEFVPLPDPSFTEQYEYANEHDIKCLVIITDSNVSQTDSVKVRHIDLKKEKNVERGSLVKFLAEAISTQFRNPSIWI; encoded by the exons ATGGGGCAGggctcgaagaagaagaagaaaggagggaagAGGAGCAAGGGGAGGACGCCTTCCAAGGACAAGCATGCCGACGAGGACAATGAGCTCCTCGCCGAGGAAATCACTGCCCT GTCCGCGATATTTCAGGAAGACTGCAAAGTTGCAGAAACCCCGCCGAAAATCGTCATTAAGCTCAG GCCTTACTCAAAAGACACGGGTTTTGATGATCTGGATGTTTCAGCCCTTCTTTTTGTAAG GTGCTTACCCGGGTATCCTCACAAGTGTCCAAAGTTGAAGATCATACCAGAGAAAGGTTTATCTGAAGCTGACGCAGAtaagcttctctctctcctacATGAGCTG GCAAATTCTAATGCTCGCGAAGGACGTgtaatgattttcaatttggtgGAGGCTGCTCAAGAGTTTCTGTCTGAGATTGTCCCACTAAACCAAGCACAAAAATCG GTACCATGCTCAACCAAGGATGACAATGACCCGTTGTTTCAGAAGGACATGGCAGCTTCATTGAACAAAGGTGGCTCTTCCAGAGAACCCTTTGTATATGGTTTTGTAGACCTCTTTGGTAGCTCTGGAGAGTCATGGCATTGGGGTCTGAGTATGGATCAGAGAAGTGAGAAGAATTCTTCTGTACAGTTGCATGCATCAGGAGTTTCAAAATTTCGATCTGAGCTTCCGGATAAGAAGGTTAATAAAGGTTTAAAGCTACAAACAATGCTAGATAAGAAGCAACCATCAGTGCTCTTCCCTACTAACAATTTGgaaaagcttgaagaagaaaatgataatgATGAGAAGAGTATGTCAACTTCCTCTTCTAGTGAAGAAATGATGGAGAAGTTTGTAGAATTTGGTTTTGGAGGCGTGGAG GAACATGCCTTCGATGTTGGCTATGAAGATGGcaataatgatgatgacgacgacgacgacagcAGTGGCTGTAATTTTGCTGATGTGGATGATGATCACGATCATGTTCATTCCGATAGCCTGTCATCTGAGTCCATGATTCATCATCAAGCACCTCAAATTGTCAAGAAAGATCTGATACTG GTTCATCTCCTTCGTCTCGCTTGTGCTTCTAAAGGGCCATTGTCTGATGCTTGCCCTCAAATAGCCTTGGAACTATACAATCTGGGA ATTCTTTCTGATTGGGTACGTGATTTGGCATTAAAACAGTCCTCACTGTTTAAGAGAACTTTTGATCTTGCTTTTCAGCAGCATGCG ACTTCATCAAAAGTTTCTCAGTTTTGGAAGCCTACAGCTGATATTGTGCAGCCCAGTACTCTTCCTCCAAGTTCCCGCTATCTCAATGACTTCGAGGAACTTCAGACTCTTG GTCATGGTGGTTTTGGCCATGTTGTCCTTTGTAAGAATAAATTGGATGGTAGGCAATATGCGGTGAAGAAAATCCGGCTCAAGGACAAAAGCTTGCCTCTGAATGACCGTATATTAAG GGAAGTGGCCACTCTATCACGTCTGCAGCATCACCATGTTGTGCGGTACTACCAG GCATGGTTTGAAACGGGAGTTGCTGGTTCACATGGTGATGTTGCTTGGGGTTCTATGACTGCAGCAAGCGCCACTGTAAGTGACCGGAACACAAGCTCCATTGACGTCTATGGGCAAGATAACAAACTTGAATCGACGTACTTGTACATTCAGATGGAGTACTGCCCTAG GACTCTTCGCCAGGAGTTTGAATCATATCAGTTTGACAAGGAAGATGCATGGCATTCGTTTCGCCAAATTGTAGAAGGCTTGGTACACATACATGGACAAGGGATCATCCATCGGGATCTGACGCCGaataacattttctttgatgcCCGTAGTGATATTAAAATTGGAGATTTTGGTCTTG CAAAATTCTTAAAACTCGAGCAGTTGGATCAGGACCCAAGTTTTATGACCGAAACTACTGGAGTTTCCATCGATCGTACAGGTCAAGTTGGTACCTATTTCTATACTGCTCCAGAAATTGAGCAAGGGTGgccaaaaattgatgaaaag GCTGACATGTATAGTTTAGGGGTTGTGTTTTTTGAGCTGTGGCACCCATTTAAGACAGCTATGGAGAGACACATTATACTTTCAGATCTGAAACAGAAAGGAAACCTTCCACCTCTTTGGGTTGCTGACTTTCCAGAGCAAGCTTCCCTGCTGCGGCGCTTGATGTCTCCTAGTCCTTCTGAGCGTCCATCTGCAACTGAGCTTTTGCAGAATGCCTTCCCACCAAGGATGGAGTCTGAATTGTTAGACA ATATTCTTCGTACAATGCGAAATTCAGAGGATACAAGTGTGTATGACAAAGTTGTGAGTTCCATCTTTGACAATGAAGCCTTGAGGATGAAAGACAAACATCAGAATGGGGATGGattaaatttgcataaatttcatgattactcTATCCAGTACCCAGAGTTTGACACTGAACTACGTGACCATGTCATGGAGGTCTCAAGGGAAGTCTTCAGACAGCATTGTGCAAAGCATTTGGAGATTATTCCTATGTGCTTAGCAGATGATTCTCCGCAGATCAAGAG GAGTTCTGTCAAAGTATTAACACATGGTGGTGATATGCTTGAACTTTGCTACGAGCTGCGTTTACCATTTGTTAGTTGGGCTGTCATGCAGCAG aAATCTTCATGCAAGCGATATGAAATTTCGTACGTCTTTAGGAGAGCTGTTGGTCGTTCTCCACCAACTCGCTACCTTCAG GGTGACTTTGACATCATTGGAGGTGCATCTGCCTTAACAGAAGCAGAAATTATTAAG GTCACAATGGACATTGCAAGTCACTTTATCCCCCCTGAATCTTGTGATGTTCATCTGAATCATGGGGActtgctggaagcaatatggtcTTGGACAGGTATCAAGGCTGAACACAGACATAAAGTTGCAGAG CTTCTCTCACTCATGGGTTCGCTGCGTCCTCAATCCTCTGAGTGGAAATCAAAATGGGCTGTGATAAGGCGCCAGCTTTTGCAG GAACTTAAACTGGGAGAAGGCATTGTAAATAGATTGCAAACAGTGGGATTAAGGTTCTGTGGAGCTGCTGATCATACTCTTTCTAGACTCCGGGGTGCCCTTCCAGCTG ATAAGCCTACTCGCAGGGCGCTTGATGAATTGTCAGTCCTCCTTAGTTATTTGAGAGTTTGGAGGATTGAGAAACACGTCTATATTAATGCCTTGATGCCACCATCAGAGTACTATCATCGAGATATATTCTTTCAG GTACATTTAATACGGGAAAACAACTCTGGATCACTTTTGGAAAGTGCATTACTCGCTATTGGTGGACGCTACGACTACTTGCTTCATCAGCTGTGGGAACATGAACAT AAAGCAAGTCCTCCAGGTGCTGTTGGGGTAAGTTTAGCATTAGAGATGATAATTCGGCATTCATCTGTGGAAATAAAACCTTTCAG AAATGAAGCTGGCACCAGCGTTCTCGTATGCTCAAGGGGAGGAGGTGGTTTGTTGGTTGACCGCATGGAACTTGTTTCTGAGTTATGGGAGGCAAATATTAAG GCAGAGTTTGTGCCGCTACCTGATCCAAGCTTTACAGAGCAATATGAATATGCCAATGAGCATGATATTAAGTGTCTTGTAATCATAACTGACTCAAATGTATCTCAGACTGATTCAGTTAAG GTTCGTCACATTGAtctgaagaaggagaagaatgtTGAGAGAGGGAGCCTTGTCAAGTTCCTGGCGGAGGCGATATCGACACAATTTAGAAACCCATCTATCTGGATTTAG